From one Candidatus Acididesulfobacter guangdongensis genomic stretch:
- a CDS encoding OmpH family outer membrane protein, producing MKRISLIFSILILMFVMVFLSNTSKAEAAGSKIAVVNMQKVISMSKQGKKANSILHSLVIKYKAKLSALRQKITSLHNDLKQNSSIMSSAEKLKKTKEFETDITSFSSEERHVQGVISEKRFNLLRGIIAKVKAIITNIAKQKGYLLVVDSPGVVYRVNSIDITNQVLNQMNSK from the coding sequence ATGAAAAGGATAAGTTTAATTTTTTCTATTTTAATTTTAATGTTTGTGATGGTTTTTTTAAGCAATACTTCAAAAGCTGAAGCTGCCGGTTCTAAAATTGCAGTTGTAAATATGCAAAAAGTAATTTCAATGTCAAAACAGGGAAAAAAAGCTAATTCTATTCTTCATTCTTTAGTAATAAAGTATAAGGCAAAATTAAGCGCCCTGAGACAAAAAATAACCTCGCTGCATAATGATTTAAAACAGAATTCGTCAATAATGTCTTCAGCGGAAAAACTGAAAAAAACTAAAGAATTTGAAACGGATATAACTAGTTTTTCCTCTGAGGAAAGGCACGTACAGGGTGTTATTTCTGAAAAAAGATTTAATCTGCTGAGAGGAATTATTGCAAAGGTTAAAGCAATAATAACTAATATTGCGAAACAAAAAGGCTATCTGCTTGTTGTTGACAGTCCGGGTGTAGTTTACAGAGTTAATTCTATTGATATTACAAATCAGGTTCTGAATCAGATGAATTCTAAATAA